The following is a genomic window from Amycolatopsis acidiphila.
GCCGAGACCCCGGGGCTGCTCGACACCGACGCCGTCCGCAGGGCGATCGCCAAGATCGAGGCCGCCGCCGGGCAGGCGCAGCCCTCGGGTGTGGTCGTCGGGCTCGGCGTCCGCGAGGGCGAGGCCACCGCGCACACCCGTGGCGTCGTGCAGCGGGCGCTGCAGGCACGGCGGGCGCTGCGGATCCGCTACTACACCGCGTCGCGCGACGAGATCACCGAGCGGACCGTCGACCCGATGCGGCTGCTGATCGTGCAGGCCGTCGGCTACCTGGAGGCCTGGTGCCGCCGCGCCGAGGGCGTCCGGCTGTTCCGCCTCGACCGCATCGACGACGTGCGGGTGCTCGACGAGGCCGCCGCGCCGCCGTCGACAGCGCGGCCCACCGACCTGACCGACGGCGTGTTCGCCAGCCGGCCGGGGCAGCCGGTCGCCGAGCTGGTGCTCGACCCGGACGCGCGCTGGGTCGCCGAGTACTACCCGTGCGAGGAGCTGGCCGAGCTGCCGGGCGGGCGGCTGCGGGTGCGGATGCGCTACGGCGACGAGTCGTGGATGGCCCGGCTGGTGCTCAGCCTCGGCGGCGACGCGTCCGTCGAAAGCCCGCCCGAGCTGGCGGCGGCCGTTCGCCGCCGCGCGGCCGACGCGCTGGCGCGGGCTCGTCACCTACCGTCAACCTTGGGCCAGTAAGGTTACCGCGTGTCGTACCTGCCGAGCATCCTGCTCGCCGTCGCCGGCCTGGTGCTGCTGGGCGTTCTGCTGATTCCTGTGGTCAGGGGCTTGCGCCGGTTCCGCTCGGCGTTGAGCATGGTCGTGACGAGCACGAACCAGCGCGCCGGCCTGCTCAGGGCGCGCTCGGCCGGGGTGCGGGTCGCGCTCGAGCAGCGTAGGCGCACTCCGGAAAACCAGTAGCATTGGGCGAGAAACGAAAAGGAGGCCACTCATGCTGAACGGGTTGCAGCCGTGGCACTTGATCATCTTGGTGCTGATCGTGGTTCTGCTGTTCGGTGCCAAGCGGCTTCCGGACGCCGCCCGCTCGATCGGCAAGTCGATGAAGATCTTCAAGGCCGAGACCAAGGACATGCGCGAGGAAGAGCCCGCGAGCGAGCCGGAGAAGAAGGAGCTCCCGGCCGCCACCGCGCAGCCGGCGGGCACCGACCCGCAGGTCGCGGAGCTGCAGCGCCAGCTCGACGAGCTGAAGAAGCAGCAAGACCAGTCGCAGAAGCACGCCAGCTGACCGGACGGGATTCCTCCAGTGGCGGACGCCGCCCCCGAAGGCCGCCGGTCCCGGCGGCGCAAGCGCAGCCGTCGGTACAACCCCGACGGCACCATGACGCTGATCGAGCACATCTACGAGTTCCGCAGGCGGCTCGGCTGGGCACTGCTGGCGGTCGTGGCGGGCGGGGTGTTCGGCTTCATCTGGTTCCAGACGAGGCTGGGTCCCGTCGAGTCGCTCGGCCAGCTGATGAACGGCCCGTACTGCGGCATCTCGCCGGACCGGCTGCTCCCGGGCACCATCGCGCCTGACGGCACCTGCCGGCTGCTGCAGACCACGCCGTTCGAAGGCATCATGATCCAGCTGAAGGTCGGCGTGGCCGCGGGCGCGGTGCTCACCTCGCCGCTGTGGCTCTACCAGCTGTGGGCCTTCATCGCGCCGGGCCTGTACTCGAAGGAGCGCAGGTACGCGCTGACCTTCGTCGGCTTCGCCAGCGTGTTGTTCGCGGCGGGCGCCGTGCTGGCCTACCTGCTGGTGCCGCACGCGTTCGCGGTGCTGATGAGCTTCGGCGGCGACTTCTTCACCACCGCGCTGACGGCCGACAAGTACATCTCGTTCGTGCTGTCGCTGCTGGTGATCTTCGGGGTGAGCTTCGAGCTGCCGCTGCTGGTGGTGATGCTCAACTTCGTGGGCGTGGTCAAGTACGCGCAGCTGAAGAAGTGGCGCCGCGGCATCGTCTTCGCGTTGTTCGTGTTCGCCGCGTTCGCCACGCCCGGTTCGGACCCGTTCTCCATGCTGGGGCTGGCCGGGGCGCTGACCGTGCTGTTCGAGATCGCCATCCAGATCGCCCGCCTGCACGACAGGCGCAAGGCACGCCGGGACAGGGCAGCGGAGTGGGCCGGGCTGCCCGACGACCAGGCGGCGCCGTTCGACTACACACCCAGCACCATCGACGACGAACCGGCCGAGAAGGCGGGCCAGGCCCGCACCGACGACGTCACCTGATGGCGAGCGCGTACCCACCCCCTGCGAGGTCAGGCGGGGGTGTGACACCCTGACAAGGTGGCCGCTAGCCCTTCTCCGTCTCCGGCCGAGGCCTATCAGGCCTCGCAGCGCCGTGGCAGACACCCCCAGCTGACCCGGTTCGCCGCGGAGGCCGCGTTCGAGTTCGACGACTTCCAGGTCCGCGGCTGCGAGGCGCTGGAGGACGGGCACGGCGTGCTGGTCTGCGCGCCGACCGGGGCGGGCAAGACCGTCGTCGGAGAGTTCGCCGTGCACCTCGCGCTGGCCGAAGGCCGCAAGTGCTTCTACACGACGCCCATCAAGGCGCTGTCGAACCAGAAGTACAACGACCTCGTCGACCGCTACGGCACCGGCGTCGTCGGCCTGCTCACCGGGGACACCGCGATCAACGGCAGCGCCCAGATCGTGGTGATGACCACCGAGGTGCTGCGCAACATGCTCTACGCGGGCTCCTCGGCGCTGACCGACCTGGGCTACGTGGTGATGGACGAGGTCCACTACCTCGCCGACCGGTTCCGCGGCGCCGTGTGGGAGGAGGTCATCCTGCACCTGCCCGAGTACGTCCGGGTCGTGGGCCTGTCCGCGACCGTCAGCAACGCCGAGGAGTTCGGCGAGTGGCTGGTCGAGGTGCGCGGCGACACCACGGTGGTGGTCGACGAGCACCGGCCCGTGCCGCTGTGGCAGCACATGATGGTCGGCAACCGCCTGCTCGACCTGTTCGCCGTGGACAACGGGGCCGGCGAGTCCATCAACCCGGGCCTGCTGCGGCGGGTCGAGGAGGTCGGGCGGCTGCACGCGCCCGCCGGCCTGCGCGGGCAGCGCAACCGCGGCCGCCAGCAGTTCCGCGGCCCGCGGTTCCGGCCGCCGTCCCGGGTGGACGTCACCACCCGGCTCGACGCGGCGGGGCTGCTGCCGGCGATCGTGTTCATCTTCTCCCGCGCGGGCTGCGACGCGGCCGTCTCGCAGTGCACGCGCGCGGGCCTGCGGCTCAACACGCCCGAGGAGGGCGCCGAGGTCCGGCGGATCATCGCCGAGCACACCGGTGACCTGCCGGAGGGCGACCTGGGCGTGCTGGGCTACTGGGAGTGGCGCGAGGCGCTCGAGAGCGGCATCGCGAGTCACCACGCCGGCCTGCTGCCGGCGTTCAAGGAGACCGTCGAGGAGCTGTTCGTCCGCGGGCTGGTGAAGGTCGTCTTCGCGACCGAGACCCTCGCACTGGGCATCAACATGCCGGCCCGCACGGTCGTGCTGGAACGGCTGGTCAAGTACAACGGCGAGGCACACGTCGACCTGTCGCCGGGGGAGTACACGCAGCTGACCGGCCGGGCCGGGCGCCGGGGCATCGACGTCGAGGGGCACGCGGTCGTCATCTGGCAGCCGGGGGTGGACCCCAAGCAGGTCGCCGGGCTCGCCTCGACCCGGACCTACCCGCTGCGCTCGTCGTTCCGGCCCGGCTACAACATGGCGGTCAACCTCGTCGCGCAGCTCGGCCCGGAGAACGCGCGCGAGCTGCTGGAGCAGTCCTTCGCCCAGTTCCAGGCCGACCGCTCGGTGGTGGGCCTGGCCCGGCGCATCGAGAAGAACAAGGAGGCGCTGAGAGGCTACGCCGAGGCCATCACCGGCGACTTCGCGGAGATGCTCGAATACGTCGAGCTGCGCCGGAAGATC
Proteins encoded in this region:
- the tatC gene encoding twin-arginine translocase subunit TatC translates to MADAAPEGRRSRRRKRSRRYNPDGTMTLIEHIYEFRRRLGWALLAVVAGGVFGFIWFQTRLGPVESLGQLMNGPYCGISPDRLLPGTIAPDGTCRLLQTTPFEGIMIQLKVGVAAGAVLTSPLWLYQLWAFIAPGLYSKERRYALTFVGFASVLFAAGAVLAYLLVPHAFAVLMSFGGDFFTTALTADKYISFVLSLLVIFGVSFELPLLVVMLNFVGVVKYAQLKKWRRGIVFALFVFAAFATPGSDPFSMLGLAGALTVLFEIAIQIARLHDRRKARRDRAAEWAGLPDDQAAPFDYTPSTIDDEPAEKAGQARTDDVT
- a CDS encoding helix-turn-helix transcriptional regulator; amino-acid sequence: MTASTDRMPRLLALVPYLLARPGIRIDDAARDFGVTPKQLRRDLELLWMCGLPGYGPGDLIDLSFAGDTVTVTFDAGMNRPLRLTGGEATALLVALRALAETPGLLDTDAVRRAIAKIEAAAGQAQPSGVVVGLGVREGEATAHTRGVVQRALQARRALRIRYYTASRDEITERTVDPMRLLIVQAVGYLEAWCRRAEGVRLFRLDRIDDVRVLDEAAAPPSTARPTDLTDGVFASRPGQPVAELVLDPDARWVAEYYPCEELAELPGGRLRVRMRYGDESWMARLVLSLGGDASVESPPELAAAVRRRAADALARARHLPSTLGQ
- a CDS encoding DEAD/DEAH box helicase, coding for MAASPSPSPAEAYQASQRRGRHPQLTRFAAEAAFEFDDFQVRGCEALEDGHGVLVCAPTGAGKTVVGEFAVHLALAEGRKCFYTTPIKALSNQKYNDLVDRYGTGVVGLLTGDTAINGSAQIVVMTTEVLRNMLYAGSSALTDLGYVVMDEVHYLADRFRGAVWEEVILHLPEYVRVVGLSATVSNAEEFGEWLVEVRGDTTVVVDEHRPVPLWQHMMVGNRLLDLFAVDNGAGESINPGLLRRVEEVGRLHAPAGLRGQRNRGRQQFRGPRFRPPSRVDVTTRLDAAGLLPAIVFIFSRAGCDAAVSQCTRAGLRLNTPEEGAEVRRIIAEHTGDLPEGDLGVLGYWEWREALESGIASHHAGLLPAFKETVEELFVRGLVKVVFATETLALGINMPARTVVLERLVKYNGEAHVDLSPGEYTQLTGRAGRRGIDVEGHAVVIWQPGVDPKQVAGLASTRTYPLRSSFRPGYNMAVNLVAQLGPENARELLEQSFAQFQADRSVVGLARRIEKNKEALRGYAEAITGDFAEMLEYVELRRKISEREKALVKQNSFARRAETADSLQKLRKGDVIAVPAGRRAGLAVVVDPGLDPIREPRPVVVTEDRWSGPLSLSDFPAPVEPLGHIKLPKHVELRSPKTRRDIASTLRNAGISLPARQKRRSGANEDAELAMLRRELRAHPCHGLAEREANLRWVERYQRLKAETEQLERKVAATTHSLARAFDRIRDLLDERGYLGKGANRVTEHGERLARLYSESDLLAAECIRHEVWKGLNPAELAAIVSALVFEARRDSAGEPRLPSGAVPRAWQDTVRLWTELAEDERRHRLERTREPDAGFAWPIYRWARGESLEQVLTTAEANGQELSAGDFVRWSRQVIDLLDQIRTVLGREDQVGAAAAKAVKALRRGVVAAGAE
- a CDS encoding bacteriophage holin; the encoded protein is MSYLPSILLAVAGLVLLGVLLIPVVRGLRRFRSALSMVVTSTNQRAGLLRARSAGVRVALEQRRRTPENQ
- the tatA gene encoding Sec-independent protein translocase subunit TatA; this encodes MLNGLQPWHLIILVLIVVLLFGAKRLPDAARSIGKSMKIFKAETKDMREEEPASEPEKKELPAATAQPAGTDPQVAELQRQLDELKKQQDQSQKHAS